A genomic window from Haliaeetus albicilla chromosome 10, bHalAlb1.1, whole genome shotgun sequence includes:
- the CFAP20 gene encoding cilia- and flagella-associated protein 20: MFKNTFQSGFLSVLYSIGSKPLQIWDKKVRNGHIKRITDNDIQSLVLEIEGTNVSTTYITCPADPKKTLGIKLPFLVMIIKNLKKYFTFEVQVLDDKNVRRRFRASNYQSTTRVKPFICTMPMRLDDGWNQIQFNLSDFTRRAYGTNYIETLRVQIHANCRIRRVYFSDRLYSEDELPAEFKLYLPVQNKAKQ, from the exons aTGTTCAAGAACACGTTCCAGAGCGGGTTCCTCTCGGTGCTGTACAGCATCGGCAGCAAGCCGCTCCAGATCTGGGACAAGAAG GTGCGCAATGGCCACATCAAGCGAATCACTGACAATGACATTCAGTCGCTGGTGCTGGAGATTGAAGGAACTAATGTCAG TACCACATACATCACGTGCCCTGCTGACCCAAAGAAGACCCTGGGCATCAAACTACCTTTCCTGGTGATGATCATCAAGAACCTGAAGAAATACTTCACTTTTGAAGTGCAG GTGCTGGATGATAAGAATGTACGGCGCCGTTTCCGGGCGAGCAACTACCAGAGCACGACTCGGGTGAAGCCTTTCATCTGCACCATGCCCATGCGGCTGGACGATGGCTGGAACCAAATCCAGTTCAACCTGTCAGACTTCACACGCCGGGCTTACGGGACAAATTACATTGAGACCCTGAGAGTTCAG ATCCACGCCAATTGTCGCATTCGACGGGTGTACTTCTCTGACCGTCTCTACTCAGAGGATGAGCTCCCAGCTGAGTTCAAGCTGTATCTGCCTGTCCAGAACAAGGCCAAG CAATAA